A region of Myxococcus stipitatus DSM 14675 DNA encodes the following proteins:
- a CDS encoding SWIM zinc finger family protein, with protein MLGGDSGRLARGRTYARAGRTHDLVVGGSGVTAKVTGSRPRPYVISLKLGRFGEAVWEKALAGMAGQARYAAELLDGRMPQDIDAVFRAAGVSLFPESRKDLTTSCSCPDWGDPCKHVAATHYVLGEALDGDPFLLFELRGRTKAQVLEALRAARGGEAVRARRPATQRAKTQEARARPEVVGVKPGKLTEVNYDQPRAPLPTMSFSFDAPVVPGAVLRQLGAPGSWGAEDSPGEVLAPNVRAAAEVARRIALQEPGDLVEDVGATRTRRRSRKRGGG; from the coding sequence GTGTTGGGGGGAGACTCGGGGCGGCTTGCTCGAGGACGGACGTATGCGCGAGCGGGGCGGACGCATGACCTGGTCGTCGGTGGGAGCGGGGTCACCGCGAAGGTGACGGGCTCACGGCCTCGGCCCTATGTCATCTCGTTGAAGTTGGGGCGGTTTGGCGAGGCGGTCTGGGAGAAGGCGCTCGCTGGGATGGCGGGGCAGGCGCGGTACGCCGCGGAGCTGCTGGATGGGAGGATGCCCCAGGACATCGACGCGGTGTTTCGCGCGGCGGGGGTGAGCTTGTTTCCCGAGAGCCGAAAGGACCTGACGACGAGCTGCTCGTGTCCGGACTGGGGAGACCCGTGCAAGCACGTGGCCGCCACGCACTATGTGTTGGGTGAGGCGCTGGACGGTGACCCGTTCCTGTTGTTCGAGCTGCGCGGCAGGACGAAGGCACAGGTGCTGGAGGCGCTGCGGGCCGCGCGCGGGGGAGAGGCGGTGCGTGCGCGGCGCCCGGCGACACAGCGGGCGAAGACGCAAGAGGCTCGTGCCCGGCCCGAGGTGGTGGGGGTGAAGCCGGGGAAGCTGACCGAGGTGAACTATGACCAGCCGCGCGCGCCGCTGCCGACGATGAGCTTCTCGTTCGATGCGCCAGTGGTGCCTGGGGCGGTGCTGCGACAGTTGGGGGCGCCAGGCTCTTGGGGGGCGGAGGACTCGCCCGGGGAGGTGCTGGCGCCGAACGTGCGCGCGGCGGCGGAGGTGGCGCGGCGCATCGCGCTGCAGGAGCCTGGGGACTTGGTGGAGGACGTGGGCGCGACGAGGACGCGGAGGCGTTCGAGGAAGCGGGGAGGGGGATGA
- the cmr4 gene encoding type III-B CRISPR module RAMP protein Cmr4 has translation MESRAYLLQALSPLHVGTGQSVGVIDLPLMRMRATGIPIVPGSSLKGVLRDSRKHDSDKARSDAIFGPRREKPGPEGDQPGEYAGALVVGDARLLALPVRGFVGTFAMVTSPLLLALARRDWGGRMGGGEVPGPVAPLAKYQARVASLKNSACLYRHDGQPRVYLEDLDLEVENKDDTVLASWAEVLGRALPSDERDMLMRRLVLVDDETMSFLWETATQVDTRVSINPETGTAAQGQLWTEESLPAETLLMGVMAATRAWHPERKLEAGEVLSEALGGPGTMLQLGGKATVGRGWCRLLSWQSGGSEGRR, from the coding sequence ATGGAAAGCCGAGCCTATCTGCTGCAAGCCCTGTCGCCCCTGCACGTGGGGACAGGTCAGAGTGTGGGAGTCATCGACCTGCCGTTGATGCGGATGCGCGCCACGGGCATCCCCATCGTTCCCGGCTCTTCGCTCAAGGGCGTGCTGCGTGACTCGCGCAAGCACGACTCGGACAAGGCGCGGAGTGATGCCATCTTCGGGCCTCGGCGCGAGAAGCCGGGTCCTGAAGGGGACCAGCCTGGTGAGTACGCGGGGGCGCTGGTGGTGGGGGATGCGCGACTGCTCGCGCTCCCCGTGCGCGGCTTCGTGGGCACGTTCGCGATGGTGACGTCGCCGCTGCTGCTGGCGCTCGCCCGTCGGGACTGGGGCGGTCGCATGGGTGGCGGCGAGGTGCCGGGACCGGTGGCCCCACTTGCGAAGTACCAGGCGCGTGTCGCCTCGCTGAAGAACAGCGCCTGTCTCTATCGCCACGATGGCCAGCCTCGGGTCTACCTGGAGGACCTGGACCTGGAGGTGGAGAACAAGGACGACACCGTGCTCGCCTCCTGGGCCGAGGTGCTCGGTCGCGCGCTTCCCTCGGATGAGCGCGACATGCTCATGCGCCGGCTGGTGCTCGTGGACGACGAGACGATGTCCTTCCTCTGGGAGACAGCGACGCAGGTGGACACCCGCGTGAGCATCAACCCCGAGACGGGCACCGCCGCACAGGGACAGCTCTGGACCGAGGAGAGCCTGCCCGCGGAGACGCTGCTGATGGGTGTGATGGCCGCCACGCGGGCCTGGCATCCCGAGCGCAAGCTGGAGGCGGGTGAGGTGCTCTCCGAGGCCCTGGGCGGGCCCGGGACGATGTTGCAGCTCGGTGGCAAGGCGACGGTGGGGCGTGGCTGGTGCCGGCTCCTGTCGTGGCAGAGCGGTGGTTCGGAGGGGCGGCGATGA
- the cmr6 gene encoding type III-B CRISPR module RAMP protein Cmr6, whose protein sequence is MRNDLRGLSQSLEDGPSHAGLAHERYAPEKDDLEEKESPWRKWLQWMEEARVPRDYAVAFSRWRESLRQWHTASVTVRAASRLLVGHGNASPTGVGLTLHHTWGVPVIPGSSLKGVLAAYLRAAFEPAEVEVACRRLFGVPGDRLTGQGATAGEVLFHDALWVASPVKKEEEKTPLMLARDVLTVHQKTWYGDATAWPNDYDSPNPVAFLSVRPEGRFLLALSVAPGADAESVTLLRWATDRLCEALSQCGVGGKTSAGYGRLTPEGEVVVSPPRAVSRPSPVRDEFTTWLDAQREAKTEQRKVLEDFESEWLRRLSTLPLGAREECAQAMRTLVKKNPKLLERRDDLLVRLLAPSTGNH, encoded by the coding sequence GTGCGCAATGACTTGAGAGGACTTTCGCAATCGCTCGAGGATGGCCCCTCGCACGCGGGGCTGGCCCATGAGCGTTACGCTCCGGAGAAGGATGACCTCGAAGAGAAGGAGTCTCCTTGGCGCAAGTGGTTGCAGTGGATGGAGGAGGCCCGTGTCCCTCGCGACTACGCCGTGGCCTTCTCCCGCTGGCGCGAGTCCCTTCGGCAGTGGCACACCGCCTCCGTCACGGTGCGAGCGGCGAGCCGCCTTCTCGTGGGCCATGGGAATGCCTCGCCCACGGGCGTGGGATTGACGCTGCACCACACGTGGGGCGTGCCGGTGATTCCGGGCTCCTCGCTGAAGGGCGTGCTGGCGGCCTACCTGCGCGCGGCCTTCGAGCCCGCCGAGGTGGAGGTCGCGTGTCGCAGGCTGTTCGGTGTGCCAGGAGACAGGCTCACGGGACAGGGCGCGACCGCGGGAGAGGTCCTCTTCCACGATGCGCTCTGGGTGGCGTCTCCCGTCAAGAAGGAGGAGGAGAAGACTCCGCTGATGCTGGCGCGCGACGTGCTGACCGTGCATCAGAAGACCTGGTACGGCGACGCCACGGCCTGGCCGAATGACTACGACTCTCCAAACCCCGTGGCCTTCCTGTCGGTCCGGCCCGAGGGGCGTTTCCTCCTGGCGTTGAGCGTGGCCCCGGGTGCGGATGCGGAGTCCGTCACGTTGCTGCGCTGGGCCACGGACCGGCTCTGTGAGGCATTGAGCCAGTGTGGTGTGGGGGGCAAGACGTCTGCAGGGTACGGGCGGCTGACTCCCGAGGGTGAGGTGGTGGTCAGTCCCCCTCGTGCGGTGTCTCGACCTTCGCCGGTGCGGGATGAGTTCACGACGTGGCTGGACGCGCAGCGCGAGGCGAAGACGGAGCAGCGCAAGGTCCTCGAGGACTTCGAGTCGGAGTGGCTGCGGCGGTTGTCCACGTTACCGCTCGGGGCTCGCGAGGAATGTGCTCAGGCGATGCGCACGTTGGTGAAGAAGAACCCCAAACTCCTGGAGCGCCGTGATGACTTGCTTGTGCG
- a CDS encoding RAMP superfamily CRISPR-associated protein codes for MSPLNLPTPSKDAPRPLRLPGGPKLESFSLELRTVTPILGGAPVPRQLPTVDVIRAPSLRGHLRFWWRALHGHAYSDASRLDFAKRERDLWGGMSLGKEEPRRSLVSLCVSGVSDASPDLASIHPSEPSFYALWPTRNGDGDAPSPRWNPGLRFTLEVRAPEGVLMQEVRNAFRAWVLFGGYGSRTRRGCGSVTLVDPKERESWLPKDASRAELCRLFGDLPFLRPDLAGEPRDLPLFRGARLYRGHRGESHSIGNEAWLQALGWLRDFRQGTAGAPDDRPRNPAPDDDKKRARRSNWPEADKIRHHARPGPRAYPEEHAPREQYTRSPAWPRAGFGLPIVFHFQQKKRGTAKEFYKPAEPEGVQLQWVMDQEREARDRLASPLIVKAMPLANGRFEPIALWLERGYPQGGKVVMVQSNRLIEATRASFDTLHASDDKPLFKRLRDAKSLRDVFFTWLSDTRKAREV; via the coding sequence ATGTCACCGCTGAACCTGCCCACGCCATCCAAGGACGCGCCGCGCCCTCTGCGCCTCCCGGGTGGACCGAAGCTGGAGTCGTTCTCCTTGGAGCTGAGGACCGTCACGCCCATCCTCGGGGGCGCGCCCGTTCCGCGTCAGCTGCCCACCGTGGATGTCATCCGCGCTCCCTCCCTGCGAGGCCACCTGCGCTTCTGGTGGCGCGCACTCCACGGCCATGCCTACAGCGATGCATCCCGGCTCGACTTCGCGAAACGTGAGCGAGACCTGTGGGGCGGGATGAGCCTGGGCAAGGAGGAGCCTCGGCGCTCTCTGGTGTCGCTCTGTGTGAGTGGCGTCAGCGATGCGAGCCCAGACCTCGCTTCCATCCATCCGAGCGAACCGTCGTTCTACGCACTCTGGCCCACGCGAAATGGCGACGGAGACGCACCCTCGCCGAGGTGGAACCCGGGCCTCCGGTTCACCCTCGAAGTCCGCGCCCCAGAAGGCGTGCTCATGCAGGAGGTTCGCAACGCCTTCCGCGCATGGGTCCTCTTCGGCGGCTACGGCTCGCGGACTCGCAGGGGCTGTGGCTCAGTGACACTGGTCGACCCGAAGGAGCGCGAATCGTGGCTGCCCAAGGACGCGTCCCGAGCCGAGTTGTGCCGCCTCTTTGGTGACCTGCCATTCCTGCGCCCCGACCTCGCCGGCGAGCCGCGAGACTTGCCGCTGTTTCGAGGTGCCCGGCTCTATCGCGGCCATCGCGGTGAGTCGCACTCCATCGGCAACGAAGCCTGGCTGCAGGCGTTGGGCTGGCTGCGTGACTTTCGCCAGGGCACCGCGGGCGCGCCCGATGACCGTCCGAGGAACCCTGCTCCCGACGACGACAAGAAGCGGGCGCGGCGCTCCAATTGGCCGGAGGCGGACAAGATTCGCCACCACGCGAGGCCGGGTCCGCGCGCCTACCCCGAGGAGCATGCGCCTCGTGAGCAGTACACGCGGAGCCCCGCGTGGCCTCGCGCGGGTTTCGGGTTGCCCATCGTCTTCCACTTCCAACAAAAGAAGAGGGGCACGGCCAAGGAGTTCTACAAACCGGCCGAGCCCGAGGGTGTCCAGCTCCAGTGGGTCATGGACCAGGAGCGGGAGGCTCGGGACAGGCTCGCCTCTCCGCTCATCGTCAAGGCGATGCCGCTCGCAAACGGGCGCTTCGAGCCCATCGCGCTGTGGCTCGAGCGTGGCTATCCCCAGGGGGGCAAGGTCGTCATGGTGCAGTCGAACCGTCTCATCGAGGCGACGCGCGCGTCGTTCGACACGCTTCACGCCAGCGACGACAAGCCCCTTTTCAAACGCTTGCGAGACGCGAAGTCGCTGCGCGACGTGTTCTTCACCTGGCTGAGTGACACGCGAAAGGCGCGGGAGGTCTAG
- a CDS encoding type III-B CRISPR module-associated Cmr3 family protein, giving the protein MSQECFVLLPRDGLSVKDGRGWYTSEVGRGYSHPWPLPTTVRGALRAAWGQDLMTTQPGVRMTPEEWEQRSAGVKLTRFVALRRSLAESPFKQGHRMWPFPADAVLVGGERGAVGRVEQLLPRRPAMGRAATTLGPDEDAAREGLWHPRRASKGKPASAPRFWSEAEMVRWLLGHAVAIPRELSPEQRTDVHVSIHPDRQTAEDTMLHSRQVVELLRLEREGETAPRAVEWALGLCCEQPTRDSVRGFPSGVLGLGGRRRLTNVEPVTPDLFACPPEFQPKGTKGLRLVLATPASFVRGWLPDGFDQDGAVYVGTLPEVSGPVVLRAALVPRAQDVSAWDMVKKEPRRTRRWVPAGAVYFFEKLRGEDFTAEELRALWLASWGGGHEEALGQVLPGVWTPPPASGA; this is encoded by the coding sequence ATGAGTCAGGAATGCTTCGTACTGCTGCCTCGCGACGGGTTGTCCGTGAAGGACGGGCGCGGCTGGTACACGAGTGAGGTGGGGCGGGGCTACTCCCATCCGTGGCCGTTGCCCACGACGGTGAGGGGAGCTCTGCGCGCCGCTTGGGGGCAGGACCTCATGACCACTCAGCCTGGCGTGAGGATGACGCCCGAGGAGTGGGAACAGCGCTCGGCCGGCGTGAAGCTGACGCGCTTCGTTGCCCTGCGGCGCTCCTTGGCCGAGTCTCCGTTCAAACAAGGTCACCGGATGTGGCCGTTCCCCGCCGATGCGGTGTTGGTGGGGGGCGAGAGGGGGGCTGTCGGGCGGGTGGAGCAGCTGCTGCCTCGGCGTCCCGCGATGGGGCGGGCCGCGACCACTTTGGGGCCCGATGAGGACGCGGCTCGCGAGGGGCTGTGGCACCCGCGCCGGGCCTCGAAGGGAAAGCCCGCCTCGGCACCTCGCTTCTGGTCCGAGGCGGAGATGGTCCGCTGGCTCTTGGGCCACGCCGTCGCCATCCCGAGAGAGCTCAGCCCCGAGCAACGCACGGACGTGCATGTGTCCATCCACCCCGACCGACAGACGGCGGAGGACACGATGCTGCACTCGCGCCAGGTCGTGGAGTTGCTGCGACTGGAGCGCGAGGGAGAGACCGCGCCGCGTGCCGTGGAGTGGGCGCTAGGCCTGTGCTGCGAGCAGCCGACGCGAGATTCGGTTCGTGGCTTCCCTTCGGGCGTGTTGGGCCTGGGAGGACGCAGGCGCCTGACGAACGTGGAGCCTGTGACGCCAGACCTGTTCGCCTGCCCTCCGGAGTTCCAGCCAAAGGGGACGAAGGGGCTCCGGTTGGTGTTGGCGACGCCCGCGAGCTTCGTGCGGGGCTGGCTCCCGGACGGCTTCGACCAGGACGGCGCGGTGTACGTGGGCACGTTGCCCGAAGTCTCGGGGCCGGTGGTGCTGCGGGCCGCGCTGGTCCCTCGGGCTCAGGACGTGTCCGCGTGGGACATGGTGAAGAAGGAGCCTCGGCGGACGCGGCGGTGGGTGCCCGCGGGCGCTGTCTATTTCTTCGAGAAGCTGCGCGGTGAGGACTTCACCGCGGAAGAGCTGCGCGCGTTGTGGCTGGCCTCGTGGGGCGGCGGCCATGAGGAAGCGCTCGGGCAGGTGCTGCCCGGTGTCTGGACACCGCCCCCTGCGTCTGGAGCCTGA
- a CDS encoding DEAD/DEAH box helicase, translated as MPLVFLPDVETLFLWGPEPLPRSLSSLTGLGTGASAVLVTPGGPRECVGRGLPLAATVERLAVVSISDIEGLPGSLATWTLASKLALDLLARERVVPTLVRASAHLEARWAAALSASEDSSRLVALARSMPAAAHAVPVLTGRAPSVWAPEALLRAFVDATVDSFVRAARGGPTLPARAASRRPASWDERWRAALTGPRRDFAPEGFAERFVADELERWSEPALGARDRLRACFRLELPTADREPFTLSFHLQAPDDPSLLVSATDVWKTRGHRLEKLGRAFRAPQESLLEALARAARLFAPIGLVLESPRPHALLLEPDAAWTFLSEGARVLADAGFGVILPGELTSSGRRRLRLRMRVGASTKAAGVVEGSAGLGLDALLRVDWDAVLGDTPLSAQELALLAERKAPLVRFRGEWVAVDPHELDAIQRHLAEGPGRMVAREAVRVALLGETRHGSLPVTVTATGALEERLGRLRSGGATAQVAPLSLRATLRPYQSRGLHWLDTLASLGLGACLADDMGLGKTVQILAFLLRRLERSPRESRPTLLVAPTSVVGNWEREVARFAPSLRLTPHYGAERARTVGDMPQGPGSLVLTTYGLLRRDAELLARVDWATVVLDEAQNIKNAASATARAARALRSSERFALTGTPVENRLAELWSILEFANPGLLGPLETFRRELALPIERHGNPEAAQRLRRIVGPFVLRRLKSDPAIISDLPAKNEMKVVCTLTREQASLYKAVVDEELRRIEESDGIERRGRVLALLLFTKQIANHPAQYLGESGPLPGRSGKLARVTEMLEEALSAGDKALVFTQFREMGDKLVAHLSEHLGHEVVFLHGGTSQRARDELVRRFQDEPHGPRVFVLSVKAGGTGLNLTAASHVFHYDRWWNPAVEDQATDRAYRIGQRRAVQVHKLVCAGTVEEKIDVLLERKRQLAERVVGTGEHWVTELDTAALRELFSLSSGAVADEGEAEGEPARRRKPRGVARGKGGVS; from the coding sequence ATGCCCCTCGTCTTCCTGCCCGACGTCGAGACGCTGTTCCTCTGGGGACCCGAGCCCCTCCCTCGCTCGCTCTCCTCGCTGACAGGCCTGGGCACGGGGGCCTCGGCGGTGCTTGTCACTCCTGGCGGGCCGCGGGAGTGCGTGGGCCGCGGTTTGCCGCTCGCCGCCACCGTCGAGCGACTCGCGGTGGTGTCCATCTCCGACATCGAAGGGCTCCCGGGCTCGCTCGCCACCTGGACGCTCGCCAGCAAACTGGCGTTGGACTTGCTCGCTCGCGAGCGCGTGGTGCCCACGCTTGTGCGCGCCAGCGCGCATCTGGAGGCGCGCTGGGCCGCGGCGCTCTCCGCCTCCGAGGACTCCAGCCGCCTCGTCGCGCTCGCCCGGAGCATGCCCGCCGCCGCGCACGCGGTCCCCGTGCTCACCGGGCGCGCCCCCTCTGTCTGGGCCCCGGAGGCCCTGCTGCGCGCCTTCGTCGACGCGACCGTTGACTCCTTCGTCCGTGCCGCGCGCGGTGGGCCCACCTTGCCCGCGCGCGCCGCATCCCGTCGACCGGCGTCCTGGGACGAGCGCTGGCGCGCGGCGCTCACCGGGCCGCGCCGCGACTTCGCCCCCGAGGGATTCGCCGAGCGCTTCGTCGCGGACGAGTTGGAGCGCTGGAGTGAACCCGCGCTCGGCGCGAGGGACAGACTGCGCGCGTGCTTCCGGCTCGAGCTCCCCACGGCGGACCGCGAGCCCTTCACGCTGAGCTTCCACCTCCAGGCCCCCGATGACCCGAGCCTGCTCGTGTCCGCCACCGACGTCTGGAAGACCCGGGGGCACCGCCTGGAGAAGCTGGGCCGCGCCTTCCGTGCCCCCCAGGAGTCTCTGCTCGAGGCGCTCGCTCGCGCCGCCCGGCTCTTCGCGCCCATCGGCCTCGTGCTCGAGAGCCCGCGCCCCCATGCCCTCCTGCTCGAGCCCGATGCCGCATGGACGTTCCTCTCCGAGGGCGCGCGGGTGCTCGCCGACGCGGGCTTCGGAGTCATCCTTCCTGGCGAGCTCACCTCTTCGGGCCGGCGTCGGTTGCGCCTGCGCATGCGCGTGGGCGCGAGCACGAAGGCTGCCGGCGTCGTCGAGGGCTCCGCGGGGCTGGGGCTCGACGCGCTGCTGCGCGTGGATTGGGACGCGGTCCTGGGGGATACGCCCCTCTCGGCCCAGGAGCTCGCGCTGCTCGCCGAGCGCAAGGCGCCCCTGGTCCGCTTCCGAGGTGAGTGGGTCGCGGTGGATCCCCACGAACTCGACGCCATCCAGCGCCACCTGGCCGAAGGGCCCGGGCGGATGGTGGCTCGCGAGGCGGTGCGCGTCGCCCTGCTCGGCGAGACGCGCCATGGCTCGCTGCCCGTCACCGTCACGGCCACCGGCGCGCTCGAGGAGCGCCTGGGCCGGCTGCGCTCGGGCGGCGCCACCGCCCAGGTCGCGCCCCTCTCCCTGCGTGCCACGCTGCGGCCCTATCAATCGCGGGGGCTGCACTGGTTGGACACGCTGGCCTCGCTGGGGCTTGGCGCCTGCCTCGCCGACGATATGGGCCTGGGCAAGACGGTGCAGATTCTGGCCTTCCTGCTGCGGCGGCTCGAACGGTCGCCGCGCGAGAGCCGGCCCACGCTGTTGGTGGCGCCCACCTCCGTGGTGGGCAACTGGGAGCGCGAGGTGGCCCGCTTCGCGCCGTCGCTGCGCCTGACGCCCCACTACGGCGCCGAGCGCGCCCGCACGGTGGGGGACATGCCCCAGGGGCCGGGCTCGCTCGTGCTCACCACCTATGGCCTGCTGCGCCGTGACGCGGAGCTGCTCGCGCGCGTGGACTGGGCCACCGTGGTGCTCGACGAGGCGCAGAACATCAAGAACGCGGCCTCGGCCACGGCTCGCGCGGCTCGGGCGCTGCGCTCCAGCGAGCGCTTCGCCCTCACGGGCACCCCGGTGGAGAACCGGCTCGCGGAGCTGTGGTCCATTCTCGAGTTCGCCAACCCGGGGCTGCTCGGGCCCCTGGAGACCTTTCGGCGGGAGCTGGCGCTGCCCATCGAACGACACGGCAACCCCGAGGCCGCGCAGCGACTGCGCCGAATCGTCGGCCCGTTCGTCCTTCGCCGCCTCAAGAGCGACCCGGCCATCATCTCGGACCTGCCCGCGAAGAACGAGATGAAGGTCGTCTGCACGCTCACCCGTGAGCAGGCCTCGCTCTACAAGGCGGTGGTGGACGAGGAGCTGCGGCGCATCGAGGAGTCCGACGGCATCGAGCGGCGGGGCCGCGTGCTCGCGCTGCTGCTGTTCACCAAGCAGATAGCGAACCACCCCGCGCAGTACCTCGGTGAGTCGGGGCCGCTGCCGGGGCGCTCGGGGAAGCTGGCGCGTGTGACGGAGATGCTCGAGGAGGCGCTGTCCGCGGGGGACAAGGCGCTTGTCTTCACCCAGTTCCGGGAGATGGGAGACAAGCTGGTGGCTCACCTGTCGGAGCACCTGGGGCACGAGGTGGTGTTCCTGCACGGCGGCACGTCTCAGAGGGCTCGCGATGAGTTGGTGCGGCGCTTCCAGGACGAGCCCCACGGGCCGCGCGTCTTCGTGCTGTCCGTCAAGGCTGGTGGCACGGGGTTGAACCTGACGGCCGCGAGCCATGTGTTTCATTACGACCGCTGGTGGAACCCCGCTGTCGAGGACCAGGCCACGGACCGCGCGTACCGCATCGGACAGCGGCGCGCGGTGCAGGTCCACAAGCTGGTGTGCGCGGGCACCGTCGAGGAGAAGATAGACGTGCTGCTCGAGCGCAAGCGCCAGCTCGCTGAGCGTGTCGTGGGCACGGGTGAGCATTGGGTGACGGAGCTGGACACGGCCGCGCTGCGGGAGCTGTTTTCGTTGTCCTCGGGCGCCGTCGCGGACGAGGGAGAGGCGGAGGGGGAGCCGGCACGGAGGCGGAAGCCTCGAGGCGTGGCGCGCGGGAAGGGAGGGGTGTCATGA
- the cmr5 gene encoding type III-B CRISPR module-associated protein Cmr5: MNGQTREQLRAIHAYQCVRAVPQGIRADYKPRVHGLGASVLRDGLAAALTFLEREKKADEQAPLETNAAKWLLRDLAKSLENAPIPELKKRLATMPLPDAVRELKLEEYMLATRETLRLVVWFRRAVQATFKDSEPTRAQ, from the coding sequence ATGAACGGCCAGACGCGAGAGCAGCTTCGGGCGATTCATGCGTATCAGTGCGTGAGGGCCGTCCCTCAGGGGATTCGCGCGGACTACAAGCCACGCGTGCATGGATTGGGTGCATCGGTCCTTCGGGATGGGTTGGCTGCGGCGCTCACGTTCCTGGAGCGGGAGAAGAAGGCGGACGAGCAAGCGCCGCTGGAGACGAACGCCGCGAAGTGGCTGTTGAGAGACCTCGCGAAGTCGCTCGAGAATGCGCCCATCCCCGAACTGAAGAAGCGGTTGGCCACGATGCCTCTGCCGGACGCCGTGAGGGAATTGAAGCTGGAGGAATACATGCTGGCCACGCGCGAGACGCTGCGGCTGGTGGTGTGGTTCCGCCGCGCGGTGCAGGCCACGTTCAAGGACTCGGAGCCGACTCGTGCGCAATGA
- the cas10 gene encoding type III-B CRISPR-associated protein Cas10/Cmr2 has product MATQSQVLVLKVGPVQGFISQSRRTRDLWFGSHLLSHVSRAMARSLQASGAELIFPHPEQLQGPTSGPECVAKEDAETPKGFPNKVLAVLTGDPESIARAARTAARDALLAAWERVRHKCGGLLAEGADAWANEQLETFLEFHAAWVPQGEGGYAVALEEAEALLEARRALREFKAWTQLPPAGTHKSSLDGGRPSVLRGKRSKGGEWKGLRIGEREELDALGLLKRAGGDPGQFVPVPSIGLAAWLETASKEHNRELSNLRGACADGGFTKVHRTDLSWVNAFPFDGQVLLPERVLPCFEEWSDGGDRKSVQLEAERFAAGAVQPLLDVMGVAPYPYVACLCADGDNMGQALRELAVHGGIEAHRGVSRALANFTSEAKDIVQSRFRGMLVYAGGDDVLAFVCPPDAVACARELASAFQRHLKPAINGAVKELPTLSVGLGIGHVLESLGQLLNLGRQAEKAAKNAGRNALAILLAKHAGRERLWTSSWVNPVEPVGRLAQDMTLLSSGRLPLSKVHEVEAMSRRFAADVADSHSKEQAEVLVDEVRRILSRAEAGRREDPMSLADVGLEDLSTSDGRKAHAKLQEWVSRVLVAETLERAGRKLEPRKGGEG; this is encoded by the coding sequence ATGGCAACGCAATCCCAAGTGCTTGTCCTCAAGGTGGGCCCCGTGCAGGGCTTTATCAGCCAGTCCCGCCGCACGCGAGACCTCTGGTTCGGCAGCCATCTGCTCTCCCACGTGAGTCGCGCGATGGCGCGCTCCCTCCAGGCATCAGGCGCCGAGCTCATCTTTCCTCACCCGGAGCAGCTCCAGGGGCCGACGTCCGGACCGGAGTGTGTCGCGAAGGAGGACGCCGAAACTCCGAAGGGTTTTCCCAACAAGGTGCTCGCCGTCCTGACAGGCGACCCGGAGTCCATCGCGAGGGCCGCACGCACGGCCGCGAGGGACGCCTTGCTCGCGGCCTGGGAACGGGTGCGCCACAAATGCGGGGGCCTGCTCGCCGAGGGCGCCGACGCCTGGGCCAACGAGCAGCTCGAGACCTTCCTGGAGTTTCACGCGGCTTGGGTGCCTCAAGGAGAAGGTGGTTACGCGGTGGCACTCGAAGAGGCCGAGGCGCTGCTGGAGGCACGCCGGGCGCTGCGTGAGTTCAAGGCTTGGACGCAGCTGCCTCCCGCCGGCACGCACAAGTCGAGCCTCGATGGCGGCCGACCCTCGGTGCTGCGCGGAAAGCGGTCCAAGGGCGGTGAGTGGAAGGGGCTGCGAATCGGCGAGCGCGAGGAACTGGATGCGCTCGGCTTGCTCAAGCGCGCGGGGGGAGACCCGGGGCAGTTCGTCCCCGTGCCGAGCATCGGGCTGGCGGCATGGCTGGAGACGGCGAGCAAGGAGCACAACCGGGAGCTCTCCAACCTTCGTGGGGCCTGCGCGGATGGCGGGTTCACCAAGGTCCATCGGACGGACCTGTCGTGGGTCAACGCCTTCCCCTTCGACGGACAGGTCCTTCTTCCCGAGCGAGTGCTGCCCTGCTTCGAGGAGTGGAGCGACGGGGGAGACCGCAAGAGCGTCCAGCTCGAGGCCGAGCGCTTCGCGGCGGGCGCCGTTCAACCGCTGCTCGATGTCATGGGTGTCGCGCCCTATCCCTATGTGGCGTGTCTCTGCGCGGACGGCGACAACATGGGGCAGGCCCTGCGCGAGCTCGCGGTCCACGGAGGCATCGAGGCTCACCGGGGCGTCTCCAGGGCGCTCGCGAACTTCACTTCGGAGGCGAAGGACATCGTTCAGTCCCGGTTCCGAGGGATGCTCGTCTACGCGGGCGGTGACGATGTGCTCGCCTTCGTGTGTCCGCCGGATGCCGTCGCGTGTGCCCGCGAGCTGGCGTCTGCATTTCAGCGCCACCTGAAGCCCGCCATCAACGGCGCCGTCAAGGAGCTGCCGACGCTCTCGGTGGGACTTGGGATTGGCCATGTGCTGGAGAGCCTGGGTCAGCTCTTGAATCTGGGGCGGCAGGCGGAGAAGGCCGCGAAGAACGCGGGACGCAACGCGCTGGCCATCCTCCTGGCGAAACACGCGGGCCGTGAGCGACTGTGGACCTCGAGCTGGGTGAATCCCGTCGAGCCCGTGGGGCGGCTCGCACAGGACATGACGTTGCTGTCCTCCGGCCGTCTGCCTTTGAGCAAGGTGCACGAGGTCGAGGCGATGTCGCGCCGATTCGCCGCGGACGTCGCGGACTCGCACTCGAAGGAACAGGCGGAAGTTCTCGTGGACGAGGTGCGGCGCATCCTGTCGCGAGCCGAAGCGGGGCGGCGGGAGGACCCCATGTCACTCGCTGACGTGGGACTGGAGGACCTGTCGACGTCGGATGGGCGAAAGGCTCACGCGAAGCTTCAGGAGTGGGTGTCTCGAGTGCTCGTGGCGGAGACGTTGGAGCGCGCCGGTCGGAAGTTGGAGCCCAGGAAGGGTGGTGAGGGATGA